The DNA region TGGGCCCACATCAATTTCTTTGCCACATCCATCTTTCGACTGATCGTTGGATAGTAAAAGTGGCTATAGACGACCGGATCGATGATCATACAGCGGGTGGTCATGATCAAAACCGGTCGGTACCTTCGAATCATGTAAGGTTCAAGCCACCCCTGGAAGAGGACAAAAAGGAATCGGGTCAGGCCGATCCATGTTCTTCTTCGGGTGGCATCGACCCTTTTAAACAATTTTTCAAAAAAATCGGCTATTTTGGGAAGACAGGGGGTGATCCCCCCTTGATAGATGAAAAAAGGATTCCTCCCCGTTTTACAGATGGAGAATCGGTGGCTGAGATTTTGGATGGCCTTCAGGGTCGTTGTGCTTTTCCCGGACCCATCGATCCCGACGATGGATATCCGAAACGGATCCATTTAAGGATTCCTCCTGTAAACGATCACCTTTTCCATGGATTCTTCCCCGAATCGCCCCAATTCGACAAATCCCTCACGGAGGGCATCCCACCCAGAAGGGTCCTTCTGGGCCTCTCGCTCTCGAAGGACCAGATAGAAGCCATTCCGTTCTTTCATCCAACCGATGGCTTGTTCAATCTTTATCCTATCCAAATCGAGAAACTCAAATCCCCCTTCGGCATAGTAGGCCACCCTCGGGATCGTTGTAAACAAGGTTTTCCCCCTCCCCAGATGTTCCTTTATCCATATCCCCGCCCACTTCTCTGGCAGCCGCTCGTAACGCTGAGGTTTAAGGGTCTTGGGAAGGAGGATCGCTGTGATGAGCATCAGTAGAGTTGTCCAGAGGAAGATCCCTCTCGTTTTGGGGCTTAAGTGGGAGAGCCGCCCGTTCGATTCGACTTTACGCCTCAACCCCTTGGAAAAGGCCTCCAAACCGAAGCCCACCCAATAGATTGAAAAGAGAAGTAACGGGAGGACATGCCGTCCACTAAAGTGGAAAGCCTGGATCCCCCCTTCGTTTCCCCATACCGTAATGTTAAGAGCGAGAAGAAAGAGAATCACATAATGGAGCACAAAACAGAAAAACAGAAAGCCTTCCCCATTCCTAAAAAGGTTGGATCTCCTCGAAAGCCCCCCCAAGAGCAGAAGGAGAAGATAGAGGGGGTGATAAACTCCCACCACCTCCTGGTTCACCTTTTTTAAGGCGAACAGCCCTCTGTCCAATAGGGGGGGGCGATCCCCCTCCCCTCCCAGACCGAATAATTCGAAGATGGATTTGGTCTTACTTAGGGTCCATTCTCCCGTGATCTCCTTTAGGGAAAGGAGGTAAGGGAGGGAGAGGACAAGGGCCGATAAGCTCAAAAAGGAGAGGGCGATCCATCGGTCCAACGGTTTCGAAAAAGGCTTCGCCCAAAAAATATAAAAAAAGGTGACGAGCAAGACTTCCACTCCATCAGGCCTGACGAGATAGGCCGGAAGAGACCAAAGCGGAATGAGCAAAAAAGAGAATTTTTCTTCCCTGTGGAGGGTTCTCCAGGTCAACCAGAGAGCCATGGCGAGGAAGAACAGATAGGTGGATTCTTTGAGAACATCCGCAGAGAATCTCCGGATAGAGGGATGAAGGGCCAAAAGCAGGGTCGAGAGGAAAGCCACCCTCTGATTGAACAATTGCTTGCCCAGGAAATAGAGGGGGAAGACCAGGAGGAGGCCCATGAGCGAGGCCACCAACCTTCCTGCGATTTCCATATCCGGGATTAACGACGAGGCGAGGGCCATGAGAAAAGGGTAGAGCGGTTGTTGTCCCGTTGTTCTCAAGGCCTCACGAAAGGTTCCCGTGCCAAAGGCTTTGGCCAGAGGGATGTACTGAAAGGCCCCGTCCAACGAGATGACGTAGGTTCGAAAGAAAAGGTAGAGACTTAAAGGGAAAGAGATCAGGAGGAGGAGAATGAGATAGCCTCGGTCGTTTTTCATCCGGCACCAAATCCTCAAGGGGTCGGACACCTAATAAGCAGACTTGCTAAAGAAGCCTTTCCACAACGTCATCAATAGGATTTTCAGATCGAAACCGATGGACCAGTTCTGGATGTAATAGAGGTCGTATTCGATCCTTTTTTCGATGGAGGTATTGCCTCTCCAACCGTTGATCTGGGCCCATCCCGTCATCCCCGCCTTGATCTTGTGTCGCAACATGTAGGAGGGGATTTTCTTTCTAAATTCCTCCACGAATTGGGGCCGCTCCGGTCTGGGGCCCACCAGGCTCATCTCTCCTTTAAGCACATTTATTAACTGGGGGAGTTCATCCAGGCTGGTCTTT from Thermodesulfobacteriota bacterium includes:
- a CDS encoding glycosyltransferase family 39 protein, yielding MKNDRGYLILLLLISFPLSLYLFFRTYVISLDGAFQYIPLAKAFGTGTFREALRTTGQQPLYPFLMALASSLIPDMEIAGRLVASLMGLLLVFPLYFLGKQLFNQRVAFLSTLLLALHPSIRRFSADVLKESTYLFFLAMALWLTWRTLHREEKFSFLLIPLWSLPAYLVRPDGVEVLLVTFFYIFWAKPFSKPLDRWIALSFLSLSALVLSLPYLLSLKEITGEWTLSKTKSIFELFGLGGEGDRPPLLDRGLFALKKVNQEVVGVYHPLYLLLLLLGGLSRRSNLFRNGEGFLFFCFVLHYVILFLLALNITVWGNEGGIQAFHFSGRHVLPLLLFSIYWVGFGLEAFSKGLRRKVESNGRLSHLSPKTRGIFLWTTLLMLITAILLPKTLKPQRYERLPEKWAGIWIKEHLGRGKTLFTTIPRVAYYAEGGFEFLDLDRIKIEQAIGWMKERNGFYLVLREREAQKDPSGWDALREGFVELGRFGEESMEKVIVYRRNP